Below is a window of Vulpes vulpes isolate BD-2025 chromosome 5, VulVul3, whole genome shotgun sequence DNA.
AACAGAAAGTCCTTTTTGTTATATTCTTGCTCTTCTATATTTTGACTGTGGTGGGCAACTTGCTCATTTTGGTGACTATATCTCTCAGTAAGACCCTGGGCTCACCTATGTACTTGTTTCTTGCTAACTTATCATTTATGGATGTCATTTATTCATCTTCTATATCCCCTAGATTGATTTCAGActtattctttgggaaaaatacCATATCCTTCCATTCTTGTATGATCCAGCTCTTTACAGAGCACCTTTTTGGTGGAacagaaatatttcttctactggtgatggcctatgaccgctatgtggccatctgtaagCCTTTGCATTATTTGGTTATCATGAGGCAATGGGTGTGTGTTGTGCTGCTGGTGGTATCCTGGGTTGGAGGTTTTCTGCATTCAGTAATTCAACTTAGCACTATTTATGGGCTCCCATTCTGTGGCCCCAATGTCATCGATCATTTTTTCTGTGACATGTACCCCTTACTGAAACTGGTCTGTACTGACACATATGTCATTGGGCTGTTAGTTGTAGCCAATGGAGGGATGATCTgcactattgtgttttcattcttgCTCATCTCTTATGGTATCATCTTGCACTCTCTAAAGAACCTTAGTCCAGAGGGGAAGTGGAAAGCCCTCCAGACCTGTGGCTCCCACATCACTGTGGTGGTCTTTTTCTTCGTTCCATGTATTTTCATGTATGCAAGACCTGCTAAGACATTCCCCATTGACAAATCCCTGAGTGTGTTTTATACAGTCATAACCCCAATGCTGAACCCGTTGATCTACACTTTGCGAAATTCTGAGATGACAAATGCTATGAAGAAGCTATGGAGAAGAAATACTATATCTTTCAGTAGATAAGTGTATTATTTACCATGAAGAGAGTTATTTTATATTGGATTCCATTTTCTAAGAAtgtagaaatctttaaaaaatgaatctgacTCTTTTTGTGTCAAGAATTTAAGttaattaaagaataaacaaGATGATTATGGTATaataatattttccctttctcatAGAATGTGAAGTTTATAGTGTCTTATAGATCACTTCATTTAGAacgagcactgggtattatatgcaactaaggaatcactaaattttatccctgaaactaataatacagtgtatattaactaaattgaatttaaatacagaatttaaaggaagaaaataacaatttttatctattttatgtatttatttaaaaacattctttaatatttattgtgcataattcattttttatattaatttataagatATAGATCtgtttatgtatgtgtgcatttccttttttataaaaaaggctttattatttattatttatttatttatatttattttttgtatattttttattgaagtttgattgctaacacatagtataacacccaatgcatCAAGTTCCCCCTTCAGTGcccaacacccagtcaccccaacctcccacccacctccccttccactaccccttgttaatttcccagagttaggagtctctcatgttttgtcaccctccctgatttttcccattcatttttctctcctttctcctataatccctttcactactttttatattccccgtatgagtgaaaccatataatgattgttttctagctcttttaggttaaggttagattgtgtatttgagacttttcttacttcttgaggaaggcctgtattgctatatagcATCCTCTTAGgatcacttttgctgcatcccaaatcctttgaactgttgtgttttcagtttcatttgttcccatctttaaagaagaattttaaaaattcttctttaatttcctggttgactcattcctTCTTTAGTAGGGTattttttaacctccatgtatttgtggtccttccaaatttcttcttgtggttgacttcaagtttcatagcattgtcttcttaaaatatgcatggtataatctcagtctttttgtactggtTGAGAACTGATTTGTGGCCCAGTATGGGATCTATTCTGGACAATGTTTCATATacactcaaaaagaatgtatattctgctgctttaggatggaacACTCTCAacatatctgtgaagtccatctggtccagtgtgtcattcaaagcccttgtttccttgatcttctgcttagatgactTGTCCTTTGCTAttaatggggtgttaaagtcccctctTACTATTATtaatgagtttctttaa
It encodes the following:
- the LOC112912181 gene encoding olfactory receptor 4A47-like, coding for MQKMELRNNVTYFVLLGLTQNPKEQKVLFVIFLLFYILTVVGNLLILVTISLSKTLGSPMYLFLANLSFMDVIYSSSISPRLISDLFFGKNTISFHSCMIQLFTEHLFGGTEIFLLLVMAYDRYVAICKPLHYLVIMRQWVCVVLLVVSWVGGFLHSVIQLSTIYGLPFCGPNVIDHFFCDMYPLLKLVCTDTYVIGLLVVANGGMICTIVFSFLLISYGIILHSLKNLSPEGKWKALQTCGSHITVVVFFFVPCIFMYARPAKTFPIDKSLSVFYTVITPMLNPLIYTLRNSEMTNAMKKLWRRNTISFSR